Proteins from a genomic interval of Nautilia sp. PV-1:
- a CDS encoding ComF family protein, whose translation MAQNSLKYLAGEIKESFYVIPVDDKTKKGFSHTAVLAHEMKTEFIKPLYRSLLSSSNVQYAGKSLEFRLKNPRNFIYKGKSGIDVILIDDIATTGLTLNEAKECLLENGVNVVLSAVLANLKK comes from the coding sequence TTGGCTCAAAACTCCTTAAAATATTTAGCAGGGGAAATAAAAGAGAGCTTTTATGTAATTCCCGTGGACGATAAAACAAAAAAAGGGTTTTCCCATACGGCCGTTTTGGCCCATGAAATGAAAACGGAGTTTATAAAACCTCTTTACCGCTCACTGCTCTCTTCAAGCAATGTACAATATGCGGGCAAATCTCTTGAATTCAGACTTAAAAATCCCAGAAATTTTATTTATAAAGGCAAATCAGGTATCGATGTGATTTTGATTGACGATATTGCCACAACCGGACTGACGCTTAACGAAGCGAAAGAGTGTCTGCTTGAAAACGGCGTAAATGTTGTATTAAGCGCAGTTTTGGCAAATTTAAAAAAATAA